One part of the Flavobacterium johnsoniae UW101 genome encodes these proteins:
- a CDS encoding glycoside hydrolase family 28 protein, with translation MKTNLTNLFCTALTILAVSFSVPVLAQKASDTYKDIEFKMAKIKEPVIPKNSVNIKDFGAVNGGYVLNTKAFADAIDAVSKKGGGKVIIPPGIWLTGPIILKSNIELHAERGALIKFSTDKSLYPIIGTNFEGLNTWRCISPIYGKNLENIAFTGNGVWDGSGEVWRQVKKSKLTESQWKKFVSSGGVLNKDKTSWYPSETFMNASKGADQNVRPDLKTKEEFETIHDFLRPVMVSIQNSKRVLFDGPVFQNSPAWNIHPFMVEDLIVRNVTVRNPWYSQNGDGLDVECCKNVLVENSSFDVGDDAICIKSGKDKDGLERGIPCENIIVRNNIVYHGHGGVTVGSEMSGGVKNLHVSNCTFMGTDVGLRFKSARGRGGVVENIFISDVFMTDIPSQAISFNLYYGGKSIAETLEEGGDKIVNKAMPVTIETPQFKNISIKNITIKGAQQAVFLQGLPEMNLENIEISNLTVTAEKGFSIIDAKGIKITNAKLDIENSNVFEVYNVKNMSLKDVEFNSTSAKAVNINGEGNANIELVSSKKLDFSKTTTLGNDVPKGAVKF, from the coding sequence ATGAAAACTAACCTAACTAACCTTTTCTGCACAGCACTGACCATTCTGGCAGTAAGCTTTTCTGTACCGGTTTTGGCACAAAAAGCGTCTGATACTTACAAAGACATTGAATTTAAAATGGCCAAAATCAAAGAGCCGGTTATTCCTAAAAACAGTGTAAACATAAAAGATTTTGGTGCGGTTAACGGTGGTTATGTCTTAAACACGAAGGCTTTTGCTGATGCTATTGATGCTGTTTCTAAAAAGGGCGGCGGAAAAGTTATTATTCCTCCGGGAATCTGGCTTACAGGTCCAATTATTCTAAAAAGCAATATCGAATTACACGCTGAAAGAGGCGCTTTAATAAAATTTTCTACAGACAAATCATTATATCCTATTATCGGAACTAATTTTGAAGGACTAAATACCTGGCGATGCATCTCTCCTATTTATGGTAAAAATCTTGAGAACATTGCTTTTACCGGAAATGGTGTTTGGGATGGTTCTGGAGAAGTTTGGAGACAGGTTAAAAAAAGTAAGTTGACAGAAAGCCAGTGGAAAAAATTTGTCAGTTCAGGCGGGGTTTTAAATAAAGACAAAACAAGCTGGTATCCATCTGAAACTTTTATGAACGCTTCTAAAGGTGCTGATCAAAACGTACGTCCGGATTTAAAAACGAAAGAAGAATTTGAAACTATTCACGATTTTCTGCGTCCGGTAATGGTAAGTATTCAAAACAGCAAAAGAGTTTTATTTGACGGTCCAGTTTTTCAAAATTCACCAGCTTGGAATATTCACCCTTTTATGGTAGAAGATTTAATTGTGAGAAATGTAACGGTTCGTAATCCGTGGTATTCTCAAAATGGTGACGGTCTTGATGTAGAATGCTGTAAAAATGTTTTGGTTGAAAATTCAAGTTTTGATGTGGGTGACGATGCCATCTGTATTAAATCCGGAAAAGATAAGGATGGACTTGAAAGAGGTATTCCGTGCGAAAATATTATTGTGAGAAACAATATCGTATATCACGGACACGGCGGCGTAACGGTTGGAAGTGAAATGTCAGGAGGTGTAAAAAACCTGCATGTTTCAAATTGTACTTTTATGGGAACTGATGTTGGTCTGCGTTTTAAAAGTGCACGCGGCAGAGGCGGTGTTGTAGAAAATATCTTTATTTCAGATGTTTTTATGACTGATATTCCATCGCAGGCTATTTCTTTTAACTTGTATTATGGAGGAAAATCTATTGCTGAAACTTTAGAAGAAGGCGGAGACAAAATCGTTAACAAAGCAATGCCTGTAACGATTGAAACGCCTCAGTTTAAAAACATTTCAATCAAAAACATTACGATCAAAGGTGCACAGCAGGCAGTATTTTTACAAGGTCTTCCTGAAATGAATCTTGAAAATATCGAAATTTCAAACTTGACAGTTACGGCTGAAAAAGGATTTTCTATTATTGACGCAAAAGGAATTAAAATTACCAATGCGAAACTGGATATCGAAAACAGCAATGTATTTGAAGTTTACAATGTAAAAAATATGTCTTTAAAAGATGTTGAGTTTAATTCTACATCTGCTAAAGCTGTAAATATAAATGGTGAAGGAAACGCAAATATAGAACTGGTTTCTTCTAAAAAATTAGATTTTTCAAAAACGACTACTCTTGGAAATGATGTTCCAAAAGGAGCTGTAAAATTTTAA
- a CDS encoding amidohydrolase family protein — MNNRIDSHQHFWKFDPVRDSWIDESMSKIQRDFLPEDLLPLLKENKFSGCVAVQASQSEHETHFLADLASKNDFIKGIVGWVDLRADNISDRLRHFSSNKTIKGFRHVVQGEADDFMFREDFRNGISALKEFDFTYDILIFHRQLPAAISLVKDFPNQKFVIDHIAKPDIKSGIIDSWKSGIEEIAKYNNVWCKVSGMVTEADWKNWKPEDLKPYLDVIFENFPTDKILYGSDWPVLNVASDYNEVVKTLEDYISKFSIEDQNKIWFENAVSFYNLNQ; from the coding sequence ATGAATAACCGAATTGATTCTCATCAGCATTTTTGGAAATTTGATCCCGTTAGAGACAGCTGGATTGATGAAAGTATGTCGAAAATTCAAAGAGATTTCCTTCCGGAAGATTTATTGCCTCTGCTTAAAGAAAACAAGTTTTCGGGTTGTGTAGCAGTTCAGGCAAGTCAGTCTGAACATGAAACCCATTTTCTTGCAGATCTGGCTTCAAAAAATGATTTTATAAAAGGAATCGTAGGCTGGGTTGATCTTCGTGCAGATAATATTTCAGATCGGTTGCGTCATTTTTCTTCGAATAAAACCATTAAAGGATTCCGACATGTTGTACAAGGTGAAGCCGATGATTTTATGTTTAGAGAAGATTTCCGCAACGGAATTTCGGCTTTAAAAGAGTTTGATTTTACGTATGATATTTTGATTTTTCATCGTCAGTTACCAGCAGCGATAAGTTTGGTAAAAGATTTTCCAAACCAAAAGTTTGTAATAGATCATATTGCAAAACCAGATATTAAATCAGGCATTATAGATTCATGGAAAAGCGGTATAGAAGAAATTGCAAAATACAATAATGTATGGTGTAAAGTTTCTGGAATGGTCACAGAAGCCGACTGGAAAAACTGGAAACCAGAAGATTTAAAACCGTACTTGGATGTAATTTTTGAAAATTTCCCAACAGATAAAATACTATACGGTTCAGATTGGCCGGTTCTAAATGTAGCTTCTGATTATAATGAGGTTGTGAAAACTTTAGAAGATTATATTTCGAAATTTTCTATCGAAGACCAGAATAAAATTTGGTTTGAAAATGCAGTTTCGTTTTATAATTTGAATCAATAA
- a CDS encoding Gfo/Idh/MocA family protein: MLKIAILGLGEGRSTMSAAIESSKLELVKICDRNEELCKQRAKEFDFHLYTTNYDDLLNDESIDIIAIYTPDHLHAQHVKQALLHGKHVVCTKPFIDDLSDAAALLELSKSTGKKVFIGQSSRFFEPAKRQRADYEAGLIGDLITIEAQYHADHRWFLKKEWSLLQSFKWLYGGLSHPVDFIRWYLPNIQEVMGYGMISSNGQNAGLKNEDTMHFIFKATDGRIARVSGVYTSPTQPAQRDSGMSTILRATEGASQADYHELRYAVTDKTGEEKVVTWGDSTLKYYFRFEGQSHHGGEYQNYLEYFTDSIEQGFEAYPNMEEGIGTVALLQAMDKSLQTGMPVKIADILNEYGL; the protein is encoded by the coding sequence ATGTTAAAAATAGCCATTCTGGGACTTGGAGAAGGACGAAGCACAATGTCGGCTGCAATAGAAAGTTCAAAACTAGAACTCGTCAAAATATGCGACCGAAACGAAGAATTGTGCAAACAAAGAGCAAAAGAATTCGATTTTCATTTGTACACCACCAATTACGACGATTTATTGAATGATGAATCAATTGATATTATTGCGATTTATACGCCAGATCATCTTCATGCACAACATGTGAAACAAGCTTTGTTACACGGAAAACATGTTGTTTGTACAAAACCTTTTATTGATGATCTTTCGGATGCAGCAGCACTATTAGAATTAAGCAAATCAACTGGTAAAAAAGTTTTTATTGGGCAAAGTTCTCGTTTCTTTGAACCAGCCAAAAGACAAAGAGCCGATTATGAAGCAGGTTTAATAGGAGATTTAATTACTATTGAAGCACAATATCACGCTGATCACAGATGGTTTTTAAAGAAAGAATGGTCGCTTTTGCAATCGTTTAAATGGTTGTACGGAGGTTTGAGTCATCCTGTAGATTTCATCAGATGGTATTTGCCAAATATTCAGGAAGTGATGGGTTACGGAATGATCAGCAGTAACGGACAAAATGCAGGATTGAAGAATGAAGATACAATGCATTTTATCTTCAAAGCTACCGATGGAAGAATTGCCCGTGTAAGCGGTGTCTATACTTCGCCGACTCAGCCTGCACAACGCGACAGCGGAATGAGCACGATTTTAAGAGCAACAGAAGGAGCAAGCCAAGCCGATTATCATGAATTGCGTTATGCCGTTACTGATAAAACGGGCGAAGAAAAAGTAGTGACATGGGGCGATAGCACTTTAAAATATTACTTCCGTTTTGAAGGACAAAGTCATCATGGCGGAGAATATCAGAATTACTTAGAATATTTTACAGATAGTATCGAGCAAGGTTTTGAAGCCTATCCAAATATGGAAGAAGGAATTGGAACCGTGGCTTTGTTACAAGCAATGGATAAATCTTTGCAAACTGGAATGCCGGTTAAAATTGCCGATATTCTTAACGAATACGGGCTATGA
- a CDS encoding zinc-binding alcohol dehydrogenase family protein, whose protein sequence is MKFIVCEKPQEFKLKEKEIPEPKEGEVLLKIKRIGICGTDIHAFGGTQPYFEYPRILGHELAAEYVKGNAAGFKPGDKVTFIPYFNCGTCVACRNGLTNCCVNIKVFGVHIDGGMAEYVSIPEQYLLHGQGLDYDELALVEPLAIAAHGVRRAAVKSTDTVLVMGAGPIGIGLIQFAKIAGAKVIVMDINDYRLNFCKTELNADETINPLNDDVAAKLAELTNGDMANVVIDATGNQKVMNSAFNYISHGGRFVLVGLQKGELSFSHPDFHKRESTLMSSRNATIEDFEYVMKCLKEGKIDPKKYITHRTSFSEMITDFGQLIDPKNNVIKALIEID, encoded by the coding sequence ATGAAATTTATTGTATGCGAAAAACCGCAGGAATTTAAATTAAAAGAAAAAGAAATTCCCGAACCAAAAGAAGGTGAGGTTCTTTTAAAAATAAAAAGAATTGGTATCTGTGGAACTGATATTCATGCTTTTGGCGGAACCCAGCCGTATTTTGAATATCCTCGAATTCTGGGTCACGAATTGGCAGCAGAATATGTAAAAGGAAATGCTGCAGGTTTTAAACCGGGCGATAAAGTAACTTTTATTCCATATTTCAACTGCGGAACTTGTGTTGCCTGCCGAAACGGATTAACAAACTGCTGTGTAAATATCAAAGTTTTTGGAGTTCATATTGATGGCGGAATGGCCGAATATGTTTCGATTCCGGAACAATATTTACTTCACGGTCAGGGATTAGATTATGATGAACTGGCTTTGGTTGAACCATTGGCAATTGCTGCGCACGGAGTACGAAGAGCGGCTGTTAAGTCAACTGATACGGTTTTGGTAATGGGAGCAGGGCCAATTGGAATTGGACTGATTCAGTTTGCTAAAATTGCCGGAGCAAAAGTGATCGTAATGGATATCAACGATTACAGATTAAATTTCTGTAAAACCGAATTGAATGCCGATGAAACCATCAATCCGTTAAACGATGATGTAGCCGCAAAATTGGCTGAATTGACAAACGGTGATATGGCAAATGTGGTAATTGATGCTACAGGAAACCAAAAAGTAATGAACAGTGCTTTCAATTATATTTCGCATGGCGGAAGATTTGTTTTAGTGGGGCTTCAAAAAGGTGAATTGAGTTTCAGTCATCCTGATTTTCATAAAAGAGAATCTACTTTAATGAGCAGCCGAAATGCCACTATTGAAGATTTTGAATATGTAATGAAATGCTTGAAAGAAGGTAAAATAGATCCTAAAAAATACATTACGCACAGAACAAGTTTCTCAGAAATGATTACTGATTTTGGACAATTAATTGATCCTAAAAACAATGTAATCAAAGCGTTAATTGAGATAGATTAA
- a CDS encoding L-rhamnose mutarotase — MRLIPFNKLLIVFLMVFTLSASGAEIWVSPSGKDSNLGTKSNPLATVHMAMRKARELRRLKDPSIKGGIRIIVMNGTYYLNEPLFVRPEDSGTADSPTTIEADVNARPIISGGIEIKNWTKSTTVINGLKKGAVWVADAPKKAGSLIDYRQLWVNGKKAVRAKNTAGTTMERILSWNHEEQTCWIPFKDKSVKFEPGMEMFIVQWWSNANLRIKNIEVQKDSAKLSFEEPESRIQSEHPWPAPWISKNNGNSAYFLNNAFSLLNEPGEWYLDKKNAKIYYVPRAGEEINSAVVTAPVLENLVEIKGTIDSPVHHFQFKGISFQYSNWLRPSQQGHVPLQSGLYLLDAYKLKVPGTPNQASLENQAWVGRPRAAVEVNYANNIQFESCRFEHLASTGLDLNKGTNHNTVKGNLFKDIGGSAINVGIFSEEAFEAHLPLIIKDEREMCSDEVISDNLITNVTNEDWGTLGISAGFVRGITIEHNEISDVSYSGMAMGWGWTHTPNVMQNNKILGNKIHHYAKHLHDVAGIYTLSAQPGSRIEENYIDKVYNSPYAHDPFLWLYLYTDEGSEGFTIKNNWIAEKKILKNHNGPKGNIWEHNDPYVSTKIKDAAGIRAPYKDLEKEVVIDEKWGLQEMPKPYAIELIGSDFDIEKIKSTLTGFRIVGQELYQWKNHLVIYGKMNQPERTKRKLAGAFPSLEIKIYDDLVYDFQNFERCKDSKPASDWENVVLTANLPADEKLQKEYVEYHKTQFEKWPEVAKGFCNADFQQLQVFKKDRQLILVISIPKGENLDKLNPKTTQNNPRVDDWNALMKKYQSGIEGAKPDETWIFLNKV; from the coding sequence ATGCGTTTAATTCCTTTCAACAAATTACTGATTGTTTTTTTAATGGTATTCACACTTTCGGCAAGTGGCGCTGAAATTTGGGTTTCGCCATCAGGAAAAGATTCAAACCTCGGAACAAAATCAAATCCGCTGGCAACAGTTCACATGGCAATGCGAAAAGCCAGAGAGCTTCGTCGCTTAAAAGATCCGTCGATAAAAGGTGGTATCAGAATCATAGTAATGAACGGAACATATTATTTAAACGAACCATTATTTGTAAGACCTGAAGATTCTGGAACTGCCGATAGTCCGACAACAATCGAAGCCGATGTAAATGCAAGACCCATTATAAGCGGTGGAATTGAAATTAAAAACTGGACAAAATCGACAACGGTTATCAACGGACTTAAAAAAGGTGCTGTTTGGGTGGCTGATGCTCCTAAAAAAGCTGGAAGTTTGATTGATTACAGACAATTGTGGGTAAATGGCAAAAAAGCTGTAAGAGCTAAAAATACCGCCGGAACTACAATGGAACGTATTTTATCGTGGAATCATGAAGAACAAACCTGCTGGATTCCGTTTAAAGATAAATCGGTTAAGTTTGAGCCGGGAATGGAAATGTTTATTGTGCAATGGTGGTCGAATGCTAATCTTCGAATCAAAAATATCGAAGTTCAAAAAGACAGTGCCAAACTTTCGTTTGAAGAACCAGAAAGCCGTATTCAAAGCGAACACCCATGGCCTGCACCTTGGATTTCTAAAAATAATGGGAATTCGGCTTATTTCTTAAACAATGCTTTTTCGCTTTTAAACGAGCCTGGAGAATGGTATTTGGACAAGAAAAATGCTAAAATTTATTATGTTCCGAGAGCTGGAGAAGAGATTAATTCGGCAGTTGTAACCGCGCCCGTTTTAGAAAATCTAGTTGAAATAAAAGGGACAATTGATTCGCCTGTACATCATTTTCAATTTAAAGGAATTTCGTTTCAATATAGCAACTGGCTTCGACCTTCACAGCAAGGTCATGTGCCGTTGCAGTCCGGATTGTATTTGTTAGATGCTTATAAATTGAAAGTTCCAGGAACGCCAAATCAGGCGAGTTTAGAAAATCAGGCTTGGGTGGGAAGACCTCGCGCAGCAGTTGAAGTAAATTATGCTAATAATATTCAGTTTGAATCTTGTCGTTTTGAGCATTTGGCTTCGACTGGTTTAGATTTAAATAAAGGAACAAATCACAATACTGTAAAAGGAAATTTATTTAAAGATATTGGCGGAAGTGCCATCAACGTTGGAATTTTCTCTGAAGAAGCTTTTGAAGCGCATTTGCCTTTAATCATAAAAGATGAAAGAGAAATGTGTTCAGATGAAGTGATTTCAGATAATTTGATCACCAACGTAACCAATGAAGATTGGGGAACTCTAGGAATCAGCGCTGGTTTTGTTAGAGGCATCACAATTGAACACAACGAAATTTCAGATGTTTCATATTCCGGAATGGCAATGGGCTGGGGTTGGACGCATACGCCAAACGTGATGCAGAACAATAAAATTCTAGGAAATAAAATTCATCATTATGCGAAACATTTACATGATGTTGCTGGAATTTACACGCTTTCGGCTCAGCCAGGAAGCCGAATCGAAGAAAATTATATTGACAAAGTTTACAATAGTCCATACGCGCACGATCCGTTTTTATGGCTGTATTTGTATACTGATGAAGGAAGTGAAGGTTTTACGATTAAAAACAATTGGATTGCGGAAAAGAAAATCCTTAAAAACCATAACGGTCCAAAAGGAAATATCTGGGAACACAATGATCCTTATGTAAGCACTAAAATAAAAGATGCAGCCGGAATCAGAGCGCCATATAAAGATTTAGAAAAAGAAGTTGTAATCGATGAAAAATGGGGATTGCAGGAAATGCCAAAACCGTATGCAATCGAATTGATAGGTTCTGATTTTGATATCGAAAAAATCAAATCGACATTGACAGGATTTAGAATCGTTGGTCAGGAATTGTACCAATGGAAAAATCATTTAGTTATTTACGGAAAGATGAATCAGCCCGAAAGAACAAAGCGAAAACTGGCAGGTGCTTTTCCTTCTTTAGAAATTAAAATCTATGATGATTTGGTTTACGATTTCCAAAATTTCGAAAGATGTAAAGATTCAAAACCTGCATCGGATTGGGAAAATGTGGTTTTAACTGCCAACCTTCCTGCTGATGAAAAACTACAAAAGGAATACGTAGAGTATCATAAAACACAATTCGAAAAATGGCCGGAAGTTGCAAAAGGCTTCTGTAACGCCGATTTTCAGCAATTGCAGGTTTTCAAAAAAGACAGACAATTGATCTTGGTAATCAGTATTCCGAAAGGAGAAAATCTGGATAAATTAAATCCGAAAACAACACAAAATAATCCTCGTGTAGACGATTGGAACGCCTTAATGAAAAAATACCAATCTGGAATTGAAGGCGCAAAACCAGACGAAACTTGGATTTTCTTGAATAAAGTATAG
- a CDS encoding SDR family oxidoreductase, with protein MDLNLKNKIVVVSGSAGKEGSIGETIINRIADEGAIPVLVDRNARGFAYAEAFQKRGIDSLFVQTDVTDPVEIENAVKTIVAKYGRIDAVINNVGVNDGAGLDASYEEFMDSLKLNVVSYFLLVKYALPYLKESKGNILNIGSKVALTGQGGTSGYAAAKGGVLGLTREWAVDLIQFGIRSNAIIIAESYTPAYEDWIKTLADGETVLKKINKSIPFEGRMTKTEEIADTALFIISDRSSHTTGQFVFVDGGYVHLDRALINDVN; from the coding sequence ATGGATTTAAATTTAAAAAATAAAATTGTCGTTGTTTCCGGTTCAGCTGGAAAGGAAGGCAGTATTGGAGAAACAATTATTAACCGAATTGCAGACGAAGGTGCGATTCCGGTTTTGGTTGATAGAAATGCAAGAGGTTTCGCTTACGCGGAAGCTTTCCAAAAAAGAGGAATTGATTCTTTATTTGTGCAGACAGATGTAACTGATCCTGTAGAAATCGAAAATGCGGTTAAAACAATTGTGGCAAAATACGGAAGAATCGACGCTGTCATCAACAATGTTGGTGTAAACGACGGCGCAGGTTTGGATGCTTCTTACGAGGAATTTATGGATTCTTTAAAACTGAATGTAGTAAGTTACTTTTTACTGGTTAAATACGCGCTCCCGTACTTAAAAGAATCAAAAGGAAATATCTTAAATATTGGTTCAAAAGTAGCTTTAACAGGGCAGGGCGGAACTTCTGGTTATGCTGCAGCAAAAGGCGGCGTTTTAGGACTTACAAGAGAATGGGCGGTAGATTTAATCCAATTCGGAATTCGTTCTAATGCTATTATTATTGCTGAAAGTTATACTCCTGCATACGAAGACTGGATTAAAACTTTGGCAGATGGAGAAACCGTTCTAAAGAAAATCAACAAAAGTATTCCGTTTGAAGGCAGAATGACCAAAACAGAAGAAATTGCAGATACGGCTCTTTTTATTATTTCTGATCGTTCATCTCATACTACAGGACAATTTGTTTTTGTAGATGGCGGTTACGTGCATTTAGATCGTGCTTTAATCAACGATGTAAACTAA
- a CDS encoding SDR family NAD(P)-dependent oxidoreductase, whose protein sequence is MFSLQNKKAVITGGGSGIGRAIAALFAKQGAEVHIIDLSIESAQDAVEEIKNAGGNVFSYACNVSSQADVKATFEKIGNINILINNAGIANVGKVDTTSEADFDRVMDVNVKGVYNCLFAAIPQFRLSNGGVILNMASIAAWVGISDRFAYSTAKGAVMAMTLSVARDYLSENIRCNSISPARVHTPFVDGFISKNYAGKEEEMFDKLSKSQPIGRMGKPDEIAALALYLCSEEAGFITGCDYPIDGGFIKLNN, encoded by the coding sequence ATGTTTTCATTACAAAATAAAAAAGCAGTTATAACAGGAGGCGGAAGCGGGATTGGAAGAGCAATTGCGGCCTTGTTTGCCAAACAGGGAGCAGAAGTTCATATTATTGATTTATCTATTGAAAGTGCACAGGATGCTGTTGAAGAAATTAAAAATGCAGGAGGAAACGTTTTTTCGTATGCCTGTAATGTTTCCAGCCAAGCTGATGTTAAGGCAACTTTCGAAAAGATCGGAAATATAAATATCTTAATCAATAACGCCGGAATCGCAAATGTTGGTAAAGTTGACACGACTTCTGAAGCTGATTTTGACCGTGTAATGGATGTAAATGTAAAAGGAGTTTACAACTGTTTGTTTGCAGCGATCCCACAATTCCGACTTTCAAATGGCGGTGTAATCTTAAACATGGCGTCAATTGCGGCGTGGGTTGGAATCTCAGATCGTTTTGCGTATTCAACTGCAAAAGGCGCTGTTATGGCGATGACTTTGTCAGTAGCGAGAGATTATTTAAGTGAAAATATAAGATGTAATTCTATTTCTCCGGCAAGAGTTCACACGCCTTTTGTGGACGGATTTATTTCTAAAAATTACGCTGGAAAAGAAGAAGAAATGTTCGATAAACTTTCTAAATCACAGCCAATAGGACGTATGGGAAAACCAGACGAAATTGCCGCTCTTGCTTTATACTTATGCAGTGAAGAAGCTGGATTTATCACCGGATGCGATTACCCAATCGACGGAGGATTTATTAAGTTAAATAATTAA
- a CDS encoding fumarylacetoacetate hydrolase family protein, whose product MKLIRFGEIGKEKPGVLINEKRYDVSSIVSDFNESFFEDNGLEKLQKALESNPSLPEVDASIRLGSPVARPSKIICIGLNYVDHCKETNAPIPTEPIIFFKSTTSLCGPDDDVIIPKNSVKTDWEVELAFVVGKKASYVEEAEALDYVAGYALLNDYSEREFQIERGGQWAKGKGCDTFAPLGPFLATKDEVKDVDNLSMWLSVNGKKYQDSNTLNLVFKIPYLVHYLSQFMTLLPGDIISTGTPPGVGLGIKPDPIYLKAGDVVELGIEGLGTSKQTAVAYKK is encoded by the coding sequence ATGAAATTAATACGTTTTGGAGAAATCGGAAAAGAAAAACCAGGAGTTTTAATTAATGAAAAAAGATATGATGTTTCTTCTATCGTTTCAGACTTTAACGAAAGCTTTTTTGAAGATAATGGTTTAGAAAAATTACAAAAAGCATTAGAAAGCAATCCTTCTTTGCCAGAAGTTGATGCGAGTATACGTTTGGGATCTCCGGTTGCGAGACCTTCAAAAATAATCTGTATCGGATTAAATTATGTGGATCACTGTAAAGAAACCAATGCTCCAATCCCTACAGAACCAATTATTTTCTTTAAATCAACAACTTCTTTATGCGGACCGGATGATGATGTAATTATCCCTAAAAACAGTGTAAAAACCGACTGGGAAGTGGAGCTGGCATTTGTAGTAGGCAAAAAAGCAAGTTATGTTGAAGAAGCAGAAGCTTTAGACTATGTTGCAGGTTATGCATTATTGAATGATTACAGCGAAAGAGAATTTCAAATCGAGCGCGGCGGACAATGGGCAAAAGGAAAAGGATGCGATACATTTGCACCTCTTGGGCCATTTTTGGCTACGAAAGATGAAGTAAAAGATGTTGATAATTTATCGATGTGGTTAAGCGTAAACGGTAAAAAATACCAAGACAGTAATACTTTAAACCTTGTATTCAAAATTCCTTATTTAGTACACTACTTAAGTCAGTTTATGACTTTGCTTCCTGGCGATATCATTAGTACAGGAACGCCTCCGGGAGTTGGTTTGGGTATTAAACCAGATCCAATTTATTTGAAAGCAGGCGATGTTGTAGAACTTGGAATTGAAGGTTTGGGAACAAGCAAACAGACTGCAGTTGCATATAAAAAGTAA
- the pelA gene encoding pectate lyase yields MKFINSSKAVVVSLCAFSFLHSNAQTNKEEKSLISTKVFTDGTNHWYHIKDKTNIVNPIPNQPQYAETDYAKIADNILLFQRNNGGWPKNYDMKAILTPKQIDTVIKTKPILHTTFDNETTYTHVNYLAQVYTLTKDAKYKDGALKGIDFIMEAQYGNGGWPQYYPLEKGYSRHITFNDGAYMGIMNLLKKIVNNDPDFEFIDIKTRKKVTASYEKGIDCILKMQIKEDEKLTAWCQQHDEITLLPAWARKFEPPSICNAESVDIVLFLMAIDNPNEKIIASVQGAVKWFQDSKIYNTRVESFQAPEMESKYKKITNDVRVVTDTAAPPIWTRYYELGTHKPLFSDRNSELLYSLAEVSRERRSGYAWYTDKPEKALKKYPAWQKKWDSGNDVLKN; encoded by the coding sequence ATGAAATTTATCAATAGTTCAAAAGCAGTTGTTGTAAGTCTTTGTGCTTTTTCGTTTCTACATTCAAATGCGCAGACTAACAAAGAGGAAAAATCACTAATCAGCACCAAAGTTTTTACTGACGGCACCAACCATTGGTACCACATTAAAGATAAAACGAATATCGTAAATCCGATTCCAAATCAGCCTCAATATGCTGAAACGGATTATGCGAAAATCGCTGATAATATTTTGCTTTTTCAGCGTAATAATGGCGGATGGCCAAAGAATTACGATATGAAAGCAATTCTGACTCCAAAGCAAATCGATACGGTTATTAAAACAAAACCAATTCTGCATACAACTTTTGACAATGAAACAACTTACACACATGTCAATTATCTGGCTCAGGTTTATACTTTGACCAAAGACGCTAAATATAAAGACGGCGCGTTAAAAGGAATTGATTTTATCATGGAAGCTCAATACGGCAACGGAGGCTGGCCTCAATATTATCCACTGGAAAAAGGGTACAGCCGACATATTACATTTAATGACGGCGCTTATATGGGCATCATGAATCTTTTGAAAAAGATTGTAAACAATGATCCTGATTTTGAATTTATTGATATTAAAACCCGAAAAAAAGTAACGGCGTCTTACGAAAAAGGCATTGATTGTATTTTAAAAATGCAGATTAAAGAAGATGAAAAATTAACCGCCTGGTGTCAGCAGCATGATGAAATTACGCTTTTACCAGCGTGGGCACGAAAATTTGAACCGCCAAGTATCTGTAATGCAGAAAGTGTTGATATTGTACTGTTTTTAATGGCAATCGATAATCCGAATGAAAAAATAATTGCTTCGGTGCAAGGTGCTGTAAAATGGTTTCAGGATTCTAAAATTTACAATACAAGGGTTGAAAGTTTTCAGGCTCCGGAAATGGAATCTAAATACAAAAAAATCACTAATGATGTTCGTGTAGTAACTGATACTGCTGCACCGCCAATCTGGACGAGATATTACGAATTAGGAACTCATAAACCTTTATTCTCAGATAGAAACAGTGAACTTTTGTATTCGCTTGCAGAAGTAAGCCGAGAGCGCAGAAGCGGTTATGCATGGTATACGGATAAACCGGAAAAAGCATTGAAAAAATATCCGGCCTGGCAGAAGAAATGGGATTCTGGAAATGATGTTTTGAAGAACTAG